Part of the Thermococcus barossii genome is shown below.
GAAATAAGCGAGGAGCAGTTCGAGGAGATGCTCAAAAAGGCCAGCAGGGCCTACGGCGGACCGCTGCCGCACAGAACGTACTCGCTCTGTCCCGAGACCAGGAGGGTCGTCCCTGCCCTTGTATGGGAGAAGGATGGTAAGGTCTGGATAACGAAGCGCTGTCCCGAAGGTATGATAACCGATGTGTATTACGAGGATGTTGAGCAGTACTATCGCTTCCAGAGGTGGAGGTTCGACTTCAAGCTCATGAGCACCAACGTTGACGCTTCCGGCGTCAACTGCCCCCTGGACTGTGGCCTCTGCGCGAGGCATCGCTCCCACACCAGTTTGCTCAATATAGTGCTCACCAACCGCTGTAATCTGAGCTGCTGGTACTGCTTCTTCTACGCAAAGGAGGGTCAGCCGATCTACGAGCCGACACTTGAGCAGATTCGGATGATGCTCCGCAATGCCAAGAAGGAGCACCCAGTCGGTGCCAACGCCGTCCAGCTCACCGGCGGCGAGCCGACACTGAGGGAGGATCTCATCGAGATAATCAAGATTGCCAAGGAGGAAGGCTACGACCACGTCCAGCTCAACACCGATGGAATAAAGCTCGCCTTCGAGCCGGAGCTTGTTAAGGCGGTAAGGCGGGCGGGAGTTAACGTTCTCTACCTGAGCTACGATGGAATGACGCCCCAGACCAACTGGAAGAACCACTGGGAGATTCCGCTCATCTTCGAGAACGTGAGAAAGGCCAACGGGCCGGGAATAGTCCTCGTGCCGACAACCATAAGGAACGTCAACGACCACGAGCTCGGTGCGATAATCAACTTCGGCCTGAATCACCTCGACATCGTCAGGGGTGTCAACTTCCAGCCGATTTCCCTCGTCGGAAGGGTTCCCAGGAAGGAGCGCCAGAGATTCAGGATAACGATTCCGGGGGCAATAAAGCGCATAGAGGAGCAGACCAACGGAACCATAGCCATGGAGGACTGGTACCCGATTCCAATAGCCGGCCACATAGCCCGCTTTTTTGAGGCCTTCACCGGCTCGCGCTACTACATGACCAGCCACTACTGCTGCGGTGCCGCCACCTACGTCTTCCTCGACCGCGAGAACAAGAGGGTCGTTCCAATAAGCAGGTTCCTGGATGTTGAAGGCTTCGTAGAATACCTGGAAAGCAAGGCCGAGGAAATCGAGGAGTGGAAGAACCTCGGAAGGCTCCAGAAGCTCAAGCTCGGTGCGGAGATTTTCGTCAAGTTCAAGAGCTTCTACGATGACAGGTACGCCCCCAAGGGACTGAAGGTGCTCGACCTCATAAAGAACGCCTTCATGTACGGGAACTACGATGCACTGGGTAAGTTCCACATGAACTCGCTCTTCCTCGGAATGATGCACTTCATGGACGAGTACAACTACGACGTCGAGAGGGTGGAGCGCTGCGTCATCCACTACGCCATGCCCGACGGAAGGATAGTGCCGTTCTGTACGTTCAACGTGATTCCAGAGCTCTACCGCGACAAGGTGCAGGCCCAGTTCAGCTATACCTGGGAGGAGTGGAAGGCCCTCCATCCGGACTGGGAGTACCAGAAGGACAAGTACATCAGGACCAGGGAGTTCGTGGAGAGCATGAAGAACAGCGAGCTTTACAGAAAGACGTACATCGACATAGAGGACTACTTCGGAACGATAAAGACGAAGGAGTGAGGTGGTGGCATGACGGTCAAACCTGATAAAAGGCTCACCAAGCTGCTCCTCAGGTTCGGAAGCATAGACTGGGAGAGGGCAACAGCGAAGCAATACGAACTCCTAAAGGACGAGAGGGTCTGGAGGGCTTTCATCAACGGCTATGCCAAGAACGGCTTCGTGATATTCGACGAGGAAGCCCTTCCCAGGGAGGAGCTCCTCAAGAGGCTCGGCGACCTTGAGCCGGAGATAGTCAGGGAGGAGAGCGTAACCGTCGGGGAGCTCATAGAGTCCAGCTACTCATGGAACAACATCCTCGGAAAAATGGAATCGTGAAGGAAAGAGCTCACCGAAGCTCTATCCTTACCTTTCCTTTCATTTCCGGTCTTTCCAGTTCAAAGCTCACGATGCCGCTGAAAGAATCCAGATCGAGTATGTTCTTGCCCCTCTTGACTTCGAAGGTTTCGCTAACAGCCTCCCCACCAGGGAGGGAGAGGTCGTACTCGTAGACGGTCAGCCTGTTGTCCCCGCTCAGGTAGAGAACCATCCTCGGCTCGCGGTAGCCGTCCAGAGGGATTCCTCCAAAGGTTCCGGCCCCCAGGTTCTTCGCCATGCTCGGAAGTGCCAGCGGAAGGGAGAAGCTTACCGCGGGGGGATTTTCCTGGACAATCTTTTCGTCGAGAACCACAATATCCCTGTTGCCGGTGTCGAAGGGCGTCGCCTCAGTTGAGCCAGTGTTTGGAGTGGTGTTGGTGGCAACGAGCAGCTTCCCGTCCATTTTCTCTATGCTCGTAACCCTGGCCCCAAAGGCCCCCACTATCTTGACCATCGGCGGGGCGATGTATACCAAAACGCTGGGGCCCGGTATGGTGTTCGTCGAAGTCCACTCCATGTCCCCCACATGTGAGTCCCGCCTGTAAACCGCGTCGTGGTGGGCGTTGTAGGCCGTGAGGATTCCTCCCCCAAGGTTTATCGCGTTCACCCTGAAGGGGGCGTAGAAGGTGTAGAACTCGAAGAGGCGGAAGAAGCGGAAGTCCTCGCCCATAAAGGGGTTTCCCGCTATAACCCCACCGCGAACGAAGGCGAAGGCCCTGTTGTAGGCGCTCGCCAGGGGGCCGTACTCGGGCCTTATGTATGGCCGTCCGTCAACGCTCTCACCGAGCTTGAAGGCACTCCACCTTCCCCCAATAAGGTCGAGGGCTCGTATCTCCCTCAGCCCCTCAGTGAAGTTGTTGCCGATGCCAAAGAAGGCAGTGTCGTGGACTATCGTCCCCTTGAGGGATGGCTCGTGAATCAGGGCCTCGGCCTTTCCGGTTCTTCTGTCAAGGGCGTAGATTCCGAGGTTTGCGTGACCGTCCTCCCGCGCGATGAGGAGCCTGTCGTTGGCGGGGTCGTAGAGTATATCGCTCACCTCGCCAGCCCAGTCGGTCTCATGGTGAATGGAGTCCTTCCAGAGGAGCCTTATGGAGTCGTTCTCGGTGTCGTAGACGTGGACGTGGGAGTACTTGTTGTGGAAGAGTATCCTTCTCTCCTCGCGGTAGACCGCGGGGGCGTGAACCCAGCCGCCG
Proteins encoded:
- the tes gene encoding tetraether lipid synthase Tes — its product is MAESVGEVPSGEKEFNQLTRRIRDIIEFPEISEEQFEEMLKKASRAYGGPLPHRTYSLCPETRRVVPALVWEKDGKVWITKRCPEGMITDVYYEDVEQYYRFQRWRFDFKLMSTNVDASGVNCPLDCGLCARHRSHTSLLNIVLTNRCNLSCWYCFFYAKEGQPIYEPTLEQIRMMLRNAKKEHPVGANAVQLTGGEPTLREDLIEIIKIAKEEGYDHVQLNTDGIKLAFEPELVKAVRRAGVNVLYLSYDGMTPQTNWKNHWEIPLIFENVRKANGPGIVLVPTTIRNVNDHELGAIINFGLNHLDIVRGVNFQPISLVGRVPRKERQRFRITIPGAIKRIEEQTNGTIAMEDWYPIPIAGHIARFFEAFTGSRYYMTSHYCCGAATYVFLDRENKRVVPISRFLDVEGFVEYLESKAEEIEEWKNLGRLQKLKLGAEIFVKFKSFYDDRYAPKGLKVLDLIKNAFMYGNYDALGKFHMNSLFLGMMHFMDEYNYDVERVERCVIHYAMPDGRIVPFCTFNVIPELYRDKVQAQFSYTWEEWKALHPDWEYQKDKYIRTREFVESMKNSELYRKTYIDIEDYFGTIKTKE
- a CDS encoding DUF3213 domain-containing protein, whose protein sequence is MTVKPDKRLTKLLLRFGSIDWERATAKQYELLKDERVWRAFINGYAKNGFVIFDEEALPREELLKRLGDLEPEIVREESVTVGELIESSYSWNNILGKMES
- a CDS encoding DUF2139 domain-containing protein, which translates into the protein MLMRDYRFPPRYGPEWGSGGIFGLRYHNGVLYYTLAFEAEAHFIDVKTGDEKVYDFTLLGDAPTSGGDTYNAVEAVDEFIYFGGWVHAPAVYREERRILFHNKYSHVHVYDTENDSIRLLWKDSIHHETDWAGEVSDILYDPANDRLLIAREDGHANLGIYALDRRTGKAEALIHEPSLKGTIVHDTAFFGIGNNFTEGLREIRALDLIGGRWSAFKLGESVDGRPYIRPEYGPLASAYNRAFAFVRGGVIAGNPFMGEDFRFFRLFEFYTFYAPFRVNAINLGGGILTAYNAHHDAVYRRDSHVGDMEWTSTNTIPGPSVLVYIAPPMVKIVGAFGARVTSIEKMDGKLLVATNTTPNTGSTEATPFDTGNRDIVVLDEKIVQENPPAVSFSLPLALPSMAKNLGAGTFGGIPLDGYREPRMVLYLSGDNRLTVYEYDLSLPGGEAVSETFEVKRGKNILDLDSFSGIVSFELERPEMKGKVRIELR